In Gimesia panareensis, the genomic window TCCTGCAGCAGAACATGGATGTGGAACTGCGGGGAGTCACCCAGTGCCTGAATCTGAAACACCCCAACCTGGTCACGATCTTCGACGTCAAAACCGACCGGGACGGCGATCACTGGGTCGTGATGGAATATGTTTCCGGACAGGGGCTGGACAAGGCGCTCCAGCAGTATCCCAACGGGATGCCGATGGAACAGGTTCGCTACTGGCTTTCCGGGATTTCGGAAGGCCTGTCGTATCTGCACAGCCGCGGTCTCGTACACCGTGATTTGAAACCGTCTAACGTCTTTCGGGATGGCGAGATCATCAAAGTCGGCGATGTGGGCCTGTCTAAATTTATTACACACAGCCGCCGCAGCGCGAATACCCAGAGCGTCGGCACGGTCCATTATATGGCCCCCGAAGTGGCACGGGGACGCTATGGCAAAGAAGTCGATGTCTACGCGGCTGGCATTCTGGTCTACGAGATGATCACCGGCGTGGTTCCCTTTGACGGAGAATCGACGGCGGAAATCCTGATGAAACATCTTTCGGAGAAACCGGATCTCAGTCGGCTGCCCGCCTACCTGCGCGCGGTCGTGGGACGGGCACTGGAGAAAGATCCACAGCAGCGATTTTCCGACATTAAGCAATTCAAACAGGAATTTGAACGTGCCCTGTTCCAGCGTGATTCTGTTACGGAAATCCCCGGAGATTCGTTTGAGTTCGAACCTGAGAACCAGGGAAACGTACAAACATCGAGTGGAACGCCGTCTCACGCAAATCAATCCGACAAAAACTGGGCACGCATCCTGCTATTCTTACCTGTAGTCCTGTTGCTGGGGATTCTGGCATTGGGACTGGTCGCGGCCCTGGTGGGGGTTTTCGCCGGTGCGCCGCTCTTCCTGTCGGGGCTTTTGATCTGTGCTTTTTGTGGCGGACTTCTGCTCACCGCGAACTCAAGTCGGCTGCTCTTCTCTGGATTGTTTGCCGCCATTGTGAAAGGTCCACCTCCCATCAGCGATCTCTGGGACAAACAACCTCCGCAGGATGTGCAGGCCGCAGCCAGAACATATCGCGCAGAAGCACTGGAAGAAACACAGATTATCCGCGATCGGGAACAACAGAAAGCAGCAGAATACCGACGCCGGACACAGCAACGGCAGCAGCGCAAACCCCATTATGCCAGATCATTGACACCACTCACCCCGCGTTTTGTCTCGCGGCGTCTACGGACCTACGATTTATGCAATTCGATGGTCAAAGCCGTTGTCTGTACTCTGGTCATTACTGCTGGCATCGTCTGCTTCACGGATGGCAGAATCGCCAATGGTTTCTGGAGTGGCGTGGATCTGGCACCACTGGGACTGTTGATCTTTGGTACGCTGCTCGCATCCTGGAGCGTGCTGCTGGTCTCAAAACTTACCGAGGGAAAATCCTTCGATAACAGTACCCGGCGGATCATCTGGCTGGGAACTGGCGTTTTGGTCGGCTCCATGATCTATCTGCTGCAGACCGAACTGTTGCTGACCGACCTGCCGGACTCCCGCGGAATGTACCTGGGCTTAAAACCTCTGTTCAACGTGATTGGACCTTACTCGCTGGTCCTGCCAGATGGGCAACCGAGCCTGATTTCGTATGTGGTTTTCTTTGGGCTGCTGTTCTGCTTCCGTCGCTGGTGGTGGCACGCTGATGCCTTTCGGCCGCGAAAATTCAAGGTCAGCTCTGTACTGCTGACGGTCTTTGTCGCTTACGTCATCTCAGCCATCTGGGCCTTTCCGGTCGTGATGGGACTGACCTGGGCCGCCATCATCTCCAGTGTCGTACAACTGTCCGCCTCCTGGATTCATCCCGATCAGCGCATCATTGAAATGAAGGAGGCACAAGCATGAGCTCACAACCAGATCTGACATTGACTACGGACTATCTATCTTGGGGCATGGGCATCCTGCTGCTGTTTCTCATTGCCTTGGCACTACTCATCTTTCTAGTTGTAAAATACCAACCCAGACTTCTGCTGGCATTCGTGGGGATCTGTCTCGTGATCTTTCTCCCCGTCGCCTTCCTGTTCATGTCTTATGCCGTCCATGAGGTAAGAACGGGCCCGACCGTGATACAGCAAGCAACTGCAGACTCATCTACGGCTACCGTTCAAAATACGGTTATCGATTCATCACATATCCCGCTGCCCACCCTCCCGTTGGAAGCTCAAAAGCCGCAGTCAACGAACGCGTCTGAGCAGAGCAATCATTCCGGAGATCAGATTGCGCAAACTGAGCCACTGCCCGAATGGATCAACGCAGAACAGCAGGGCTCGGTCAACTCGAAGCGGGTCTTTGAATCCGGACTGTTTGCTACCCGGGAAGAGGCACTGCAGGATGCACTGGGAAAAGCCAGTCTGAAACTGGCAGAATCGCTGCAGGCCGAGCACCCACAGTATCCGCTGGCAACAAAGCAGATTAGTCCGGAAGCGGTACGCCATGTCGCCTTAAGGCGCAGTTATTACCAGACGGTCGAACACGACTTCGGAGACGTCTTAAAGTCCGGTAAGCCGTTCAAGCAGGATATGTACCGGGCCTACGTGGAAGTGGAAATCTCCCCGTCGGTGAAGAAGATCTTCTATACGAAATGGAAGCTGCAGGCGGGCAATCAGCGTGTTGCCTGGCTGGGAGGCGCCTTTGGTCTGGTGACCCTGCTGTGCTTTGGAGTCTCCGTTTATTTGAGAGCTGCGCAGCCATAGGCTACAATCCGGACTGACGGAACCTTCTCTATTTAAACGCAAACATACAGATTCCTTATGCCGATCGACGAAGCAGACCAACTCCTGGTATCACAGATCAGACAGGGCGACTCGGATGCCTGGGCCGAACTGATTGCGCGATTTGAAGGACGGTTGCTGGCCTTTGTCGACAGCCGCCTGCGGAATCGCGCGAGCAGCGAAGACGTCGTTCAGGAAACCTTTATGGGATTCCTGATCAGCATCCCCAATTATGACGCCAACACTCCCCTGGAGTCCTTTCTGTTTGCCATCGCCTCGCATAAATTGACGGACCTGTTGCGCAAACAGGGACGACGGCCAACGATCCCCCTGTTTCCCCATGAAAACGGCGAGCGGGAAAGTTATCGTGAACCGGCGGGCCGGACCCGCGTCGCCTCCAGTCTGGCACGGAGTAAAGAACGCAAACACAAGGAAGAGCAGGTCATCTGTGACAGCCTGCAGACACTGATCGAGGGCTGGATCAAGAATGGCGAATTTGAACGGCTGCAGTGTATCGAACAGCTGTTCGTCTCAGGCAAAGCCAATAAAGAAGCCGCCTCAGCGCTGCAGATTTCCGAACAGGCGGTCGCCAATCACAAACACTTTGTCGTGGGCAAGCTGAAAGATGCCATTAAGACCGCCCAGATTCTGGATGCCGACCTGCAGGGGTTGGGCTTAAACTGA contains:
- a CDS encoding serine/threonine protein kinase yields the protein MKFTFAPESKPLEGFTIKRAIDRGGFGEVYYALTDSGKEVALKLLQQNMDVELRGVTQCLNLKHPNLVTIFDVKTDRDGDHWVVMEYVSGQGLDKALQQYPNGMPMEQVRYWLSGISEGLSYLHSRGLVHRDLKPSNVFRDGEIIKVGDVGLSKFITHSRRSANTQSVGTVHYMAPEVARGRYGKEVDVYAAGILVYEMITGVVPFDGESTAEILMKHLSEKPDLSRLPAYLRAVVGRALEKDPQQRFSDIKQFKQEFERALFQRDSVTEIPGDSFEFEPENQGNVQTSSGTPSHANQSDKNWARILLFLPVVLLLGILALGLVAALVGVFAGAPLFLSGLLICAFCGGLLLTANSSRLLFSGLFAAIVKGPPPISDLWDKQPPQDVQAAARTYRAEALEETQIIRDREQQKAAEYRRRTQQRQQRKPHYARSLTPLTPRFVSRRLRTYDLCNSMVKAVVCTLVITAGIVCFTDGRIANGFWSGVDLAPLGLLIFGTLLASWSVLLVSKLTEGKSFDNSTRRIIWLGTGVLVGSMIYLLQTELLLTDLPDSRGMYLGLKPLFNVIGPYSLVLPDGQPSLISYVVFFGLLFCFRRWWWHADAFRPRKFKVSSVLLTVFVAYVISAIWAFPVVMGLTWAAIISSVVQLSASWIHPDQRIIEMKEAQA
- a CDS encoding RNA polymerase sigma factor codes for the protein MPIDEADQLLVSQIRQGDSDAWAELIARFEGRLLAFVDSRLRNRASSEDVVQETFMGFLISIPNYDANTPLESFLFAIASHKLTDLLRKQGRRPTIPLFPHENGERESYREPAGRTRVASSLARSKERKHKEEQVICDSLQTLIEGWIKNGEFERLQCIEQLFVSGKANKEAASALQISEQAVANHKHFVVGKLKDAIKTAQILDADLQGLGLN